Proteins encoded within one genomic window of Hevea brasiliensis isolate MT/VB/25A 57/8 chromosome 8, ASM3005281v1, whole genome shotgun sequence:
- the LOC110647063 gene encoding uncharacterized protein LOC110647063 — translation MYISKEISTIFDSEIHKTGADPALFRAVKYGIIEIVVEIIKANPIFLTHQYFKKDMIQTAICLRQEKVFNLIYGAGKWKYLMISGLDKHNNNILHLAAKLAPPNRLAQISGAALQTQKELQWYKEVESIVDPSYKLDLNHDGEKPSELFTNSHKQLMEEAEKWTKGIAHSSTVVGALIITIMFTAAFTVPGGNTQDSGYPIFLHKKAFKVFITADAVSLFAASTSVLTFLGVLTSRYAEEDFLESLPRKLIIGLSTLFFSIAGMMIAFCATLIIMLDGDLKLIIPTVLLASVPVAVFIFLQFPLLVDIFISTYGPGMFDRKTKYLFEKDPSFA, via the exons ATGTATATATCTAAAGAAATTTCTACTATATTTGATTCGGAGATCCACAAAACAGGAGCAGATCCTGCTCTCTTTAGAGCTGTTAAGTATGGGATAATTGAAATAGTTGTTGAGATAATTAAAGCTAATCCCATCTTTTTGACTCACCAATATTTTAAAAAGGACATGATTCAAACTGCGATATGTTTACGGCAAGAGAAAGTTTTCAACCTCATATATGGAGCTGGTAAATGGAAGTATTTGATGATTTCTGGATTGGACAAGCACAATAATAACATATTACATCTTGCAGCCAAGTTAGCACCTCCAAATCGACTAGCTCAGATATCAGGTGCAGCTTTGCAAACGCAAAAAGAGCTACAATGGTATAAG GAAGTGGAAAGCATTGTAGACCCTTCATACAAATTAGATTTAAACCATGATGGTGAAAAACCAAGTGAATTGTTTACTAATAGCCATAAGCAGTTGATGGAAGAAGCAGAGAAATGGACAAAGGGGATTGCACATTCTTCCACCGTTGTGGGTGCTCTTATCATTACGATTATGTTTACTGCTGCATTTACTGTTCCCGGAGGTAATACTCAAGATAGTGGATATCCAATATTCTTACATAAAAAGGCATTTAAAGTTTTCATAACAGCTGATGCGGTTTCTCTATTTGCGGCCTCTACTTCGGTATTAACATTCTTAGGAGTCTTGACTTCACGTTATGCAGAAGAGGATTTCCTCGAGTCATTGCCTAGAAAGTTAATCATTGGTCTTTCGACTCTTTTCTTCTCCATTGCAGGCATGATGATAGCCTTTTGTGCTACTCTTATAATAATGCTTGATGGAGATTTGAAACTTATCATTCCTACTGTTTTGTTGGCTAGTGTTCCAGTTGCAGTTTTCATATTTTTGCAATTTCCTCTCCTTGTTGATattttcatatccacatatggaCCAGGCATGTTTGATAGAAAAACGAAATATCTGTTCGAAAAAGATCCTAGCTTTGCatag